The genomic window TCTCATCCACTTATTTCTTTTACCTAAGATACTTCCTTATCCAGCTCTTAAGATCATGCTATCAAAGTTCATTCGAATCCGTATGAGTGATTATGTAGTTATAATGAGCGtatatttcatttataagGAATTTGAAAACGGTTTATGTGTTACAAGAAAATAGTGTATGTATTGTAACGAGTAACgtatatattacataaaaattacTACGGAGTTTACTCTATTTTCTTCTGTCTGTTCATTGTTCTATTTTCTCTGTGTTCATACTTATATTCTTTTGGCTTAGAGATAATCATATACGTATAGTATACCGGATTTTACTTCTAAAGCGCATTCAGTTAAATATGAACTTTcagtttttaacttttctaCCAAATAAATTAAGGCACATCATAACTACTTTCCATGGTTATTATGCTTGGTATCTTGTGGTCGTGGAAGCTGAGTCTTACATGACTTCATatagttattttctttcttttttctaaatcAGCTATTAGATACTGGTGTAATTTATGGTTATTCTCTTGCAACTATATTCATAATTTAGCAAAGAgactatatattattcatgGATCACATTTTGTCCAAATTGACAAAGCCATCAAGAATTATTGATTACCCTACCCATATTGAATGTCTATCGTTCGATTTTTCTCAAGAATGAAACTTTGGTGGGGTTTCTGATTAATACTAGTAAGTCATTAAGAGGTTCGAAATAATATCACAGAAGACGAGACAGCAGAAAGACGAGACAGTGCAAAAAGAGACAAAGGTGGTGCAGTAGACTCACTATTATTATTGCCTTAACTCaattttcaaaccaaaagctCTCAGAAAGCAAACCCACATTTGTCCCATGGACAAGTGGAGATTCTATTGACCACACCCACTCCACTTGATTTTTCCTATTCTCTAAAGCCAAATtgctccaaaaaaaaatctttaaatttttgggTTAAAGTGTACGATGTGATTGAATTTCTGTTATCCAATGAGATCATGCCGTGTCAGCATAACGGAATatgtttgttgtattttttccTTTGAGCCAAAACAAGTGATCAGAGACGTAATGATATTATAGGGGCATCTAGCTACGTATTGGATTATGAATACTTTAGGTGTCTTGATTTTTTCTGTCTAATAAATCTAAGCTAGTTGGTTGGCCCAATTAGATCACGATTGGAATCGAAAGTTTCGTTTCGATTACTTTGTATCAAGTATCAACCgattaaatgatatttattgCTCAAGTTAGCAAATACTCAAATGTTTTACTAAACGCTCGAGTTTGGTTgaaagcacaaaaaaaaacaaaaaactcaccATGTTGTACAATACACAAATTGTTCAAGCTACGAAACAAAACTACAACTTTATCCGGGTCCATTCATAGAGTGGATCCAAACTTTAGGTTATAATTCGATATTTGGACAATTTAGGAAAGCCTTATACTATTTTGAAGATCTTGGTCTGCCTCAACTTAGGATTCCTTATTTCtctgtatatattttttttcatatcaaGATTAGACATTGTGAACAAGTATAAACTGTCCGTGGACAACAATATTTGGACGTTTCAATTTCAACGCTTCTCAATGCTGCAAATATTGAAGTATCAAACGTCCGTTGTTCAataacgatgatattattattatcattcaAGTCTTCAAATGTTTTGCCGTGTGTTACATAGAATATGATGAATTTAGCTAATACAatgtatctgttttttttggacaaatacAATGTATCTTATCCTCGACATTTTCGTGCTTATGCACACACACGGTTAATACATACTACTTTTGTGTGGCATTCGGTTtcttaaataatcaaatactaGATGtatttttctaagaaaaatcaaactatttcttaaatatgtataaatttttggctatatataatataagatacaaatatgaaatatcgCTTGCCgccacaaaagaaaaaatatcaccAAATTTTTGGctatccttcttcttttcacgATATCGTTAAAAGTGGGCTTTACAAAATTGTCATAGGCCTATAAGTAAGCCCAGTATGAGTATttcgcttcttcttttttccttttcctttcaGATCTGCTAGCATTATCCAGTATTTGTTCTTGTCTGAAATTCTGATTAATTTGCTAACAAAGACttataaataatgattttgaCTTAGGATCTTCACGGTTAATTTtctaatcaacaaaaataaccaggtaaattaagaaaaattacatATGAAATTAGTCACTCActagtaaactaaaaattatggaagaattaaaaaaacataataaaatatagaatgGAGAAGATAACGtatataaagatgagattCATCCAAACAGCATAAAGAGAAGCTTCCATATATCACAGCCATGGTGGTTGTCACTCACATCTCCACTTCCTTCCACCAAATCTCTCCTTCCTTCTTCCATCTCCGTCTTCGTAATCCCTCCACCACTTCTTCGTCTCGTCCCAAACTCGACGGTGGTTTCGCTTTGTCAATTCGAGCTTACATAGAGAAACCAAACTCTTTCTCCACCTTCGCTAACAAAGTCATCGGTTCTCTTCCCGTTATCGGACTCCTCGCTCGAATTATCAGCGATGAAGGCGGCGTTGGTAGAGATCTCGTCGATTTCGCTGAGTTTAGGAAACGAGTTGGGAATAAATGTACTCCTGATGATTCTAGGGCTTTCTATGAGTTCCAACAGCGACGAGGCAAGGTAAAAGTTCTGATTTTGAGCTTAGATTCATGAAATTGAATTGTTGGGTTTTTTGTTAATGTGTGATCAGTGTTGAATTATAGCCTTGttgttgctctgttttgttgttaggCAGGTGAGCCTTTGTATGTGCTTCTGTGTTGTTGGGTTGCTGCAGTAGGTGCAGGTCTTCTCAAATCTGAAGAGATTCTTGAAGGTGTTACTAGAGTTAGCATTTCCAATGATCTCGAGTTTGAAGAACAGAACTTCATTGCTTTGATGACTGAAGCTAGACAGGTTTGTTCTGGTATTTGGTTCAAGTACTAAATGTCACTCATGTGTCAGAAAGGTTGATACTTTTGTTGGGTTATACAGAGAAGAGCAAAGTTGAACATTGATGCGCCAACAATACCGATGGAACTAAGAGTTGAAAAGGCTCTTGAAGGTATTTATGCTTGTTGCTTTCGGAGAGGACTTATTGAAGAGGAGGATGAGAAGCTTCTTAAAGTGATGTTAATAGCGGTTTTCCCATCGGTTGAGAAGTCTGAGATAGAGAGAATCATCAAAGAGAAGGCGACAAGGGTTGAGGAAggaggagaggaagagaatgttATGGCGAAACGGTTGCCTAAAGAAGCTATTCAAATGCAGATGAAGGATCTTGAATTccttcaacaacaaaacatagagTCTTAACAATAGAGGTTGAGATGCCAAAACATGTTTACTTTTTCAGTACggattattttaaaaaatgcaATCAACTTTTTTCAGTCATGAGCAAGTAATTGTTACTGCATAGGTTTCGAGATATGGTTGCTTCCTATCATATCTTTTGAGAACTTGGATTGATTCATTCAGTTTTTTAGATGGTGTTTGCCGTATGGTAGATGTGTGAATTTGCTCCAGTACATTGGAACAACATTTGAAACTATAGGTAATAGAGTTATAAACTTAGTTTTCAATAAGATGTTTTTGTAAgacattaaaataatatagtccatctaaaaaaaaaggatgagTTTGCTAATATGAATATGtaaaaacttcaaataaaGAAAGCTTCTAAGCATTCAAACATTAGAAAAGGTATTATTATATTCAATCAATTTTGATGGTTACATTTGTTTGATAAGATATAGTGAtaacaataattttctttttgcttttctacGCTCCATCCTCCCATTCGAAACAGTATggattgtttttcttctcacgAGAAATACGACAAATAGGGGTTACATCGTCTTGTCCTACTTCCCATATACATTCTTTACAAATCGGAAGTTCTCCAACTGGACTATCATCTCTTGATgctttaaatatataaaaataatgagaTCCACCATTATGCCACGTAAAATGACAACGAAATTTCgtagttttaaaaaagttaacaTAAAATCTGAAACCCCATGCACCATTCCAAGGAATATGTTTAAGCCCAAAATCATCTTCACTAGATCTGCAATGTACATTCaaaatttctctattttttaacTTGTTGCGGATTACAACATGTTTTTCGCTTAGAGGTAACAAGCCATCGCCGCCCGAAGTTGGTGCTTCCGCTGGAGCATCAGAAAGAACTAATGCAGACACAAAAAGAATAAGAGTATAATAGATCATACACAACATTATAAAATGAGGTTTACTTGTGAAAGCCATGGTTAAGTAAATTATGTAGGAGTGTTGTTAGATAAAACTTATAAGTTCTCTATTTATAGATGTaacaaattgtaaatatatttaacagTGAGAGTGACTAAACATCATGTAACGTATAATGCATGTATTTAGTCTATGTTAGTATTCAAAGTTGTAGATTCATGCctaaatttatattgtttccttggaagtttacaaatttactaattttaaaatatgaattatatatcatttttgataaGAATTATGATTCGGAATGTgtcttatatattataatttacaatACATGGAAATAAATCAATCTATTTGACTGTCGAAacgagaatttttttttttttgattgtGACTTTGACTTTCTAAAACtactaaaatccaaaaccttaTTTTGTAGGTTTagaaagtttttcttttgcaaccAATGGACATGGTGAATTTTCCTAATGATCTCTGTATCgattcgattttgttttatgagaATATCAAACTAGCTCTAATGAGGGTTACCGTGGTATTATATCAATCAATGATTATTCTGATACTAATTAGAGAACAAGAaagattttgaatcaaaactTGTACAAGTAAGAGATAAACGTGCAAGATTTATTACGATTTTAGAGGAACTTATATTCTGGGAAATGGATCATAATATACCATTAAATTTTAAAGGCCATTTCACGAAATATCTCAAAAATCATATAGAGAATCAAGACTCATGACTCAGGAGTGTTACTTAGTAATGTAAGTTCACAACGTAAACGAGAGATAATCGTAGGATTTATATGGTTCTACAATATAATGAATAGTATAACCcatctaattttctttttagtttgcTTATGTGTATACATAACAACTTCACATAAAGAAAGCTTATAAGCATTCAAACATTCGAACATTATAAATGGTATTATATTTATTCAATCATTCTCATGGTtacatttatttgataaattatagtgataacaaaaacttttttttttcttcttaaggACCATCTTTCCATTTAAAACAGTAAGGCAAATGTCTCCCATCACGAACAATACGACAAATATGGCCGTTATCACCATATTTTCCTACTTCCCATATACATTCTTTACAAACTGGAAAACGTCCATCTGGATTATCATCTTtgtatactttaaaaatattaaagtaaTGAGATCCGCCATTATGCCAAGTAAAGTGACAAcgaaatttggtatttttccAAAAGTTGACGTGAAAGCTGAAATCCCATGTACCATTCCAAGGAATATGGACCATCCCAAAATCATGTTCACTGGATCTGCAATGTACATTCaaaatttctctattttttacCACATTGCGGATTACAACATGTTTTTTGGCTAGAGGTAAGAAACCGTCAGCACCCGAACTTGGTGATTCTGCGGGAGCATTAAGAAAATCTAAAGCAGACACAAAAAGAATTAAAGTAGAAAAGATCATAAATAACATTAGAAAATGagatttattattaaaagtcATGACTAGGTAAATTATGTAGGTGTGGTTAGATAGAACTTAGAGACACCCTATTTATAGATATAAGAACATGTCAATATATTTGAGAGTGAAGGTGACTAACATTCATGTAACGTTGAATACATGTACTTACTCCATATTAGTATTCAAcgatataaattttttttttttccttttgagttatagatttattagttttaataagaaataaatacgtgtttggtaaaaaatattttcggTTATGtcttatatattataactaGATCATAACCCGTGCTATACAGCACgggcattaatattttttataaattaaattgtatactttgtttgaattacacaagaaatagtatagtataaaaatgatgtcataatatttttcaatgtttgtaCTATTTGCATATAATGCTGCATTatattgaatttgtttaaaaatgttacttttataataaatacaacatatgtagttttaagtaaatgtgtaaaatttgtatacaagttgttttggtaagaaacatgttttctttgtattagAGGATATAATTTTTGGCCTAACTTAGAATTAGTCTTTGTATAGCATTTTGGTTATATCGGTGGACCTAATTGGAGCctatattagattatctttAATAGAGCTAACGAAAGAACGGACCCGATAACCAATCTAATACCCGAACCAAAAAATCGGGTTAAGGCgggttaaaattttaggaaatttcctTATTAGGTAGAGTTTTAGTAAATCCGTAGATATCCGATTGGTCCGTAAATTACCCATTACCCAAAAAGAgtattcaaaaacccaaacattaatttaatatccaaaatattaattatatttaatcgtaatattatctaattatctaagattataattataaatctaaatatatcaattaattttggacctaaatatccaaaacaactaaactattcaaaaattatttgttatgtttgtgaaaatttagtaaaatatattcaaatataattaaatttattaaaacttaacaaatttaaaagttttttttgtttggagaccCGCTATCTACATACAAATTTctcgtttctattttttttggtatttttagaGTCTGAAACGTTTTGTGCAAACTGACCCAAACCCAACTGGATCCTATCCGAACCAGAAccgaatatttagaattattctattAGGTAGTAAATCATATACCCATTAATCCCAAATCCGAACGGGTTCTACCCGAACTCGAATGGGTTACTCATATGCCCAACCTTATTCtctgatttaattatctaaaaactcccaaaaaaaacatatgttttgctgactactttttattccaaaaaatttacatcctcttctgccaaaatcatttcataagaCATCCCAAAACCCTTGGAATAATGATTCCatgaatgaagaatcctaatttgaatataccaagaggttttgaaaggttttaagttttttatagGTGTGTATGTGAGAAGGTACAGACACCGTGATGGTAATctgcttatttataattttaacttgcagtataccgcaggtaggcttatattttagttaaactaaaaacttttattgtaaagatgattataaatatatgatattattttatttgattttaaatgtatagtaaactgcgagttgtatatgttttgttgatattatttatattgtttagtgtttaaaattatacacttgtattttgattgttaattttagagtttaacttgtagtataccatcttgtattaatatcgatttaaacccgtcaattctaggattttccagcttgtattaaaaattaaatcacatcatacacataaaaaaaatataatatgttattaattattgtaatatataagattataaattttaaaaataatatgtatgaaattgaatataaatattcaaattatgactCAGTACTCAgtagaaaattttcttaaatctatttttgacccgttataatatttttcatgtattgaacagtttatattcttttttaaaatttaaattatgtcatatgagaaaaaaatctaattattttttataacgataatattattttttgcaaaaatagaatcatataaagatgagaggtgaactataataattaataaaaaaattaatatgataatttagatatcaaatctaatttgttgattttaattgtttactttttagaaatt from Arabidopsis thaliana chromosome 3, partial sequence includes these protein-coding regions:
- a CDS encoding Plant self-incompatibility protein S1 family (Plant self-incompatibility protein S1 family; LOCATED IN: endomembrane system; CONTAINS InterPro DOMAIN/s: Plant self-incompatibility S1 (InterPro:IPR010264); BEST Arabidopsis thaliana protein match is: Plant self-incompatibility protein S1 family (TAIR:AT3G55254.1); Has 256 Blast hits to 245 proteins in 13 species: Archae - 0; Bacteria - 0; Metazoa - 0; Fungi - 0; Plants - 256; Viruses - 0; Other Eukaryotes - 0 (source: NCBI BLink).) gives rise to the protein MAFTSKPHFIMLCMIYYTLILFVSALVLSDAPAEAPTSGGDGLLPLSEKHVVIRNKLKNREILNVHCRSSEDDFGLKHIPWNGAWGFRFYVNFFKTTKFRCHFTWHNGGSHYFYIFKASRDDSPVGELPICKECIWEVGQDDVTPICRISREKKNNPYCFEWEDGA
- a CDS encoding Plant self-incompatibility protein S1 family (Plant self-incompatibility protein S1 family; FUNCTIONS IN: molecular_function unknown; INVOLVED IN: biological_process unknown; LOCATED IN: endomembrane system; CONTAINS InterPro DOMAIN/s: Plant self-incompatibility S1 (InterPro:IPR010264); BEST Arabidopsis thaliana protein match is: Plant self-incompatibility protein S1 family (TAIR:AT3G55252.1); Has 30201 Blast hits to 17322 proteins in 780 species: Archae - 12; Bacteria - 1396; Metazoa - 17338; Fungi - 3422; Plants - 5037; Viruses - 0; Other Eukaryotes - 2996 (source: NCBI BLink).) → MTFNNKSHFLMLFMIFSTLILFVSALDFLNAPAESPSSGADGFLPLAKKHVVIRNVVKNREILNVHCRSSEHDFGMVHIPWNGTWDFSFHVNFWKNTKFRCHFTWHNGGSHYFNIFKVYKDDNPDGRFPVCKECIWEVGKYGDNGHICRIVRDGRHLPYCFKWKDGP
- the PDE329 gene encoding calcium homeostasis regulator (unknown protein; FUNCTIONS IN: molecular_function unknown; INVOLVED IN: biological_process unknown; LOCATED IN: mitochondrion, chloroplast, nucleus; EXPRESSED IN: 23 plant structures; EXPRESSED DURING: 13 growth stages; Has 46 Blast hits to 46 proteins in 17 species: Archae - 0; Bacteria - 0; Metazoa - 0; Fungi - 0; Plants - 46; Viruses - 0; Other Eukaryotes - 0 (source: NCBI BLink).) codes for the protein MVVVTHISTSFHQISPSFFHLRLRNPSTTSSSRPKLDGGFALSIRAYIEKPNSFSTFANKVIGSLPVIGLLARIISDEGGVGRDLVDFAEFRKRVGNKCTPDDSRAFYEFQQRRGKAGEPLYVLLCCWVAAVGAGLLKSEEILEGVTRVSISNDLEFEEQNFIALMTEARQRRAKLNIDAPTIPMELRVEKALEGIYACCFRRGLIEEEDEKLLKVMLIAVFPSVEKSEIERIIKEKATRVEEGGEEENVMAKRLPKEAIQMQMKDLEFLQQQNIES